From Veillonella dispar, one genomic window encodes:
- a CDS encoding flavin reductase family protein, which produces MKPFESKDYKAFTMFEKRWALVTAGTPEDFNTCTVSWGSMGNMWGLVGNDISTVTVYIHPARYTQEFMAKYDTFTVSFLPESQRKALGYLGSHSGRDEDKVANSGLTPVAVDDGVMFEEAELTFVCKKLYEHQFDEAHLADKIKEYYASNPPEYTKAGSDRWEPHYMYIGEIVEAIEK; this is translated from the coding sequence ATGAAACCATTTGAATCTAAAGACTATAAAGCATTTACTATGTTTGAAAAACGGTGGGCTCTTGTTACAGCTGGTACACCTGAGGATTTTAATACTTGTACTGTTAGTTGGGGCAGCATGGGCAACATGTGGGGCCTAGTTGGTAATGATATTTCCACAGTGACTGTGTATATTCATCCAGCTCGTTATACCCAAGAATTCATGGCGAAATATGATACGTTTACCGTTAGTTTCTTGCCTGAAAGCCAACGTAAGGCTCTTGGTTATTTAGGATCTCATTCTGGTCGTGACGAAGATAAGGTGGCTAATTCGGGCTTAACACCAGTTGCAGTAGATGATGGTGTCATGTTTGAAGAAGCAGAGTTAACTTTTGTATGCAAAAAGCTCTACGAACATCAATTCGATGAAGCACATTTAGCGGATAAAATAAAAGAGTATTATGCATCCAATCCTCCTGAATATACAAAAGCTGGCAGTGATCGCTGGGAACCACACTATATGTACATCGGCGAAATAGTTGAGGCTATAGAGAAATAG
- a CDS encoding flavin reductase family protein, translating to MKPFESKDYKAFSMFEKRWALVTAGTPEDFNTCTVSWGSMGNMWGLVGNDLSTVTVYIHPARYTQEFMAKYDTFTVSFLPESQRKALGYLGSHSGRDEDKVANSGLTPVAAGDGVTFKEADLTFVCKKLYEHQFDEAHLADNVKEYYAANPSMYTQVGKDRWEPHYMYIGEVVEAIEG from the coding sequence ATGAAACCATTTGAATCAAAAGATTATAAAGCGTTTTCTATGTTTGAAAAACGTTGGGCTCTTGTTACAGCTGGTACACCTGAGGATTTTAATACTTGTACTGTTAGCTGGGGCAGCATGGGCAACATGTGGGGCCTAGTTGGTAATGATCTTTCCACGGTGACTGTGTACATCCATCCAGCTCGTTATACCCAAGAATTCATGGCGAAATACGATACGTTTACCGTTAGTTTCTTGCCTGAAAGCCAACGTAAGGCTCTTGGTTATTTAGGATCTCATTCTGGTCGTGACGAAGATAAGGTGGCTAACTCTGGTTTAACACCGGTTGCAGCAGGCGATGGGGTAACTTTCAAAGAAGCAGATTTAACATTTGTATGTAAAAAACTGTATGAGCATCAATTTGATGAAGCCCATTTAGCAGATAATGTAAAGGAATATTATGCAGCAAATCCGTCTATGTATACCCAAGTTGGCAAAGATCGCTGGGAACCACATTATATGTACATCGGCGAAGTGGTTGAGGCCATAGAGGGATAG